One window from the genome of Musa acuminata AAA Group cultivar baxijiao chromosome BXJ1-4, Cavendish_Baxijiao_AAA, whole genome shotgun sequence encodes:
- the LOC135653585 gene encoding filament-like plant protein 4: MMDRRSWPWKKKSSDKTVIATDSSTSTLSNSGGNQADQDVNSTVKYVQISAESYAHLTELEDQVKILQEKLSAAQTEMTTKDNLVKQHAKVAEEAVSGWEKAEAESSALKYQLESVTLLKLTAEERASHLDGALKECMKQIRNVKEESEQKLHDVVFAKTKQWEKLKAELEAKLDYFEQELLRASAENSALSRSLQERSDILMKITDEKMQADCEIEVLNNNILSCEKEINSMQYELHVISKELEIRSEEKNMSIKSADAANRQHLEDVKKMSKLEAECQRLRGLVRKKLPGPAALAQMKLEVENLGRDHGETRLRRSPAKNPSPPYISTPAADFASESIHTMHKENEFLTARLLTIEEETKMLKEALSKRNSELQASRNMYAKTASKLRSVEAQMLTLNQQKISSNPTFDISSDTNLSQNESNPPSLTSMSEDGIDEAESYSESWSAALMLELSQFRKEKDTVKHKNTDNSKNLELMDDFLEMERLACMSTESNGTITIPGGVLDKMKTENAGGMLLADILDSTSKGQQFTSEKAETLPCANKKHSEGELAMSKLSSLLRKLQTRIVSTFKLLDQEVDIGRVLEDIRRILQETQEELPQNSVSCIIKENYSIDAPCQQKACDDDTDKATNIGFSFKHDKVSYADDKHELGLQLRNAISEVQDFVISIGKESLGPQDRQSDVQGLNEKIQQFSSYVEDVLYNGKSLNDFIPILSHIFSEAGKMGFKMTFNIGKEWDNNISDCIDKVTLLENRVAHQDPRNETFSGRSMALSQSSSHPDIEGPTSDSFEQRNTMHKLSVKDFEEMRLEKENMQLELSTCSKLLEETKLQLVETEQNLADLRSQLAASQKSNSLSETQLKCMAESYKLLESRAQQLDAEINLLRTEVQTLKNELLEERQIHQDDLTKLRDLQEQFERNEKSKMCSDADIDTEAKQEKEIAAAAEKLAECQETILLLGRQLQAFRPSAEQSDTFPNSRHLMNFSYLEDVLDASDFSAQNMYKARHSVSETERAAAFITPRAGGESPLDGYNSQISPSDAEASSFPKSPINSKHQKHRPSRSSSSTFPNALTEKHGRGFSRFFSKGRN, encoded by the exons ATGATGGATCGGCGAAGTTGGCCTTGGAAGAAAAAATCATCTGATAAGACAGTGATTGCAACTGACTCATCCACTTCCACTTTGTCTAATTCTGGTGGAAATCAAGCAGACCAG GATGTTAACAGCACTGTCAAATATGTACAAATTTCTGCAGAGTCATATGCCCACCTGACTGAATTGGAAGACCAAGTGAAGATCTTGCAAGAAAAATTATCTGCAGCACAAACTGAGATGACAACCAAGGATAATCTAGTCAAGCAACATGCTAAGGTTGCTGAAGAAGCGGTCTCAG GTTGGGAAAAAGCTGAAGCTGAATCATCTGCACTGAAATATCAACTTGAATCTGTCACACTGTTAAAGCTTACAGCTGAAGAACGGGCATCTCATCTTGATGGTGCCCTGAAGGAGTGCATGAAGCAGATAAGAAATGTGAAAGAAGAAAGTGAGCAAAAATTACACGATGTAGTCTTCGCCAAAACTAAGCAATGGGAAAAGCTCAAAGCAGAGCTAGAGGCAAAACTAGATTATTTTGAGCAGGAACTGCTTAGAGCTTCTGCTGAAAATTCAGCTCTTTCAAGATCTCTTCAAGAACGTTCAGATATTCTGATGAAAATTACTGATGAGAAGATGCAAGCTGATTGTGAGATCGAAGTGCTAAATAACAATATTCTGTCATGTGAAAAAGAAATTAATTCAATGCAATATGAGCTACATGTTATTTCTAAGGAGCTTGAAATTCGGAGTGAAGAGAAAAATATGAGCATAAAATCTGCTGATGCAGCGAACAGACAGCATTTGGAGGATGTAAAGAAAATGTCAAAACTAGAAGCTGAATGCCAAAGATTGCGTGGTCTTGTTAGGAAAAAGCTGCCTGGGCCTGCTGCATTAGCACAAATGAAACTAGAAGTTGAAAATTTAGGCCGTGATCATGGGGAGACTAGATTACGACGATCACCTGCCAAGAATCCTAGCCCTCCTTACATTTCAACACCTGCTGCTGATTTTGCCTCTGAAAGCATCCACACTATGCACAAGGAGAATGAGTTTCTTACAGCACGTTTATTAACAATTGAGGAAGAAACAAAGATGTTAAAAGAGGCTTTGTCAAAACGTAACAGTGAGTTACAGGCTTCGAGAAACATGTATGCTAAAACTGCAAGCAAGCTTCGAAGTGTTGAAGCACAGATGCTGACCCTGAACCAACAGAAGATATCATCAAATCCAACTTTTGACATCTCATCTGATACCAATTTAAGCCAAAACGAAAGCAACCCACCAAGCTTGACATCCATGTCTGAAGATGGAATTGACGAGGCAGAGAGTTATTCTGAATCATGGTCTGCAGCATTAATGTTGGAACTCTCGCAATTCAGAAAAGAAAAGGACACCGTGAAGCACAAGAATACAGACAATTCAAAAAATTTGGAACTTATGGATGATTTTCTGGAGATGGAGAGGTTAGCTTGTATGTCAACAGAGTCCAATGGAACAATTACCATTCCTGGAGGTGTGCTTGATAAGATGAAAACTGAAAATGCTGGTGGCATGTTACTAGCTGATATTCTGGATAGTACTAGTAAAGGACAGCAGTTTACATCAGAGAAGGCAGAAACTCTGCCTTGTGCCAATAAAAAACATTCTGAAGGAGAACTTGCGATGAGTAAACTCAGTTCTCTGTTGAGAAAACTTCAGACAAGAATAGTTTCTACTTTTAAGTTGCTGGATCAGGAAGTTGATATTGGTAGAGTTTTGGAGGATATAAGACGCATCCTGCAGGAAACACAAGAAGAGTTGCCTCAGAATTCTGTAAGCTGCATCATTAAAGAAAATTATTCTATAGATGCTCCTTGTCAACAAAAAGCTTGTGATGATGACACGGACAAAGCTACTAATATTGGCTTTTCTTTTAAGCACGACAAAGTTTCATATgctgatgataagcatgaatTAGGTCTACAGTTGAGGAATGCGATATCTGAGGTTCAAGATTTTGTTATTTCTATAGGTAAGGAATCCTTAGGACCACAAGATAGGCAATCTGATGTTCAAGGACTAAATGAGAAAATCCAGCAGTTCTCTTCTTATGTTGAAGATGTACTGTATAATGGGAAAAGCTTGAATGATTTTATACCTATTTTATCCCATATATTTTCTGAAGCCGGTAAGATGGGCTTTAAGATGACCTTTAATATTGGCAAAGAATGGGATAACAATATCTCAGATTGCATAGACAAGGTAACATTACTTGAAAACAGAGTGGCTCATCAGGATCCAAGAAATGAGACATTTTCTGGAAGGTCTATGGCTTTATCTCAGTCTTCCTCTCATCCAGATATTGAAGGGCCTACCAGCGACAGCTTTGAACAAAGGAACACAATGCATAAATTATCTGTGAAGGATTTTGAAGAGATGAGGTTGGAGAAAGAAAACATGCAATTAGAATTGTCTACTTGCAGCAAATTGTTGGAAGAGACAAAACTTCAGCTAGTTGAAACTGAACAAAATTTGGCAGATCTTAGATCCCAGTTGGCTGCTAGCCAAAAATCAAACAGCTTGTCTGAAACACAATTGAAGTGTATGGCTGAGTCCTATAAGTTACTGGAATCACGAGCACAGCAATTAGATGCTGAAATAAACCTGCTGCGTACAGAAGTACAAACATTGAAAAATGAGCTTCTGGAAGAAAGGCAAATTCATCAGGATGATTTGACCaaattaagagatcttcaagagcagTTTGAGAG GAATGAAAAGTCCAAAATGTGCTCAGACGCTGACATTGATACCGAGGCAAAACAG GAGAAAGAGATAGCAGCAGCTGCAGAGAAGCTTGCAGAGTGTCAGGAGACCATACTTCTGCTTGGCAGGCAATTGCAAGCCTTTCGTCCATCAGCAGAACAATCAGATACCTTTCCAAATAGTAGACATCTCATGAACTTCAGCTATTTGGAAGATGTGCTAGACGCTAGTGATTTTAGCGCCCAAAACATGTATAAGGCAAGGCATTCAGTGTCTGAAACAGAAAGGGCAGCTGCTTTTATCACACCAAGAGCTGGTGGCGAATCCCCCTTGGATGGATACAACTCTCAGATTAGCCCATCTGATGCCGAAGCAAGTTCTTTTCCCAAATCACCTATCAACTCAAAGCACCAGAAGCATAGGCCTTCCCGGTCATCCTCTTCTACTTTTCCTAATGCTTTGACTGAGAAGCATGGACGTGGTTTCAGCAGGTTTTTCTCAAAAGGGAGAAATTGA